In Actinoplanes derwentensis, the following proteins share a genomic window:
- a CDS encoding cupin domain-containing protein, with the protein MSVDQSPLHITAADAETLADGATSLITLLADADATGGALTVNRSLLKPGSPGAPPHFHTKTTETFFVLDGTLLVLAGEEIRTLEQGDLLVIPPRLPHAFAPVPGAHADILVTFTPGIARFDYYRLLERVYRGEAEPSEIGASSEQFDNHYFDSPTWRNRSQP; encoded by the coding sequence ATGTCCGTCGATCAGTCCCCCCTGCACATCACGGCGGCCGACGCGGAGACCCTCGCCGACGGGGCCACCAGTCTCATCACGCTACTCGCCGACGCGGACGCCACCGGCGGCGCGCTGACCGTGAACCGGTCCCTGCTCAAGCCGGGCTCGCCCGGTGCGCCGCCACACTTCCACACGAAGACGACCGAGACGTTCTTCGTTCTCGACGGCACGTTGCTGGTCCTGGCCGGCGAGGAGATCCGCACCCTGGAGCAGGGTGATCTCCTGGTGATTCCCCCGAGACTGCCGCACGCCTTCGCGCCGGTCCCCGGCGCACATGCCGACATCCTCGTCACGTTCACTCCCGGCATCGCCCGATTCGACTACTACCGGCTGCTGGAACGGGTCTACCGCGGTGAGGCCGAACCGAGCGAGATCGGCGCGTCCTCCGAACAGTTCGACAACCACTACTTCGACAGCCCCACCTGGCGTAACCGATCCCAGCCGTAG